The Flavobacterium praedii genome window below encodes:
- a CDS encoding DUF4386 domain-containing protein has product MKLFLKKFEDSPQLYARIAGILYLLIIVAGIFGELLVRNKLLVYGDANATANNIMKSELLWRMGISADLVMHICDLPVMIILYYLLRPVSEKLALLNLSFNLIQTAVLVANKLNLLAALFFLADADYLKSFSPDQLHSLSYLSIKLHDFGFGIGLIFFGFVCLIEGYLLFKSNYFPKTIGVLMSIAGICYLTNSFALLLVPQLSSIVLLMPCLIAELSFSLWLIFKGVNLPIWKKSVYKNI; this is encoded by the coding sequence ATGAAACTATTTCTCAAAAAATTCGAAGACTCACCTCAACTTTATGCAAGAATTGCTGGAATACTATATTTATTAATTATAGTAGCTGGTATTTTTGGAGAACTTTTGGTTCGCAATAAATTACTCGTTTATGGAGATGCAAACGCCACTGCAAACAATATTATGAAATCTGAATTGCTATGGAGAATGGGTATTAGTGCCGATTTGGTTATGCATATTTGTGATTTGCCCGTAATGATAATTCTGTATTACCTACTCAGACCTGTAAGTGAAAAATTGGCGTTACTCAACTTATCCTTTAATTTAATACAAACCGCTGTTTTGGTGGCCAACAAATTAAATCTTTTGGCCGCATTGTTCTTCCTAGCCGATGCTGACTACTTAAAATCATTTAGCCCTGACCAACTGCACAGTTTATCTTATCTTTCCATTAAACTACATGATTTTGGTTTTGGAATTGGGTTAATCTTTTTTGGTTTTGTGTGTCTTATCGAAGGGTATCTCCTTTTTAAATCCAATTATTTCCCTAAAACTATTGGAGTTCTAATGTCAATTGCTGGAATATGTTACCTTACAAATAGTTTTGCACTTCTCTTAGTGCCACAACTTTCAAGTATTGTATTGCTAATGCCCTGCCTAATTGCCGAATTATCATTTAGTCTATGGCTTATTTTCAAAGGAGTAAATCTGCCTATCTGGAAAAAATCAGTTTATAAAAATATATAA
- a CDS encoding LLM class flavin-dependent oxidoreductase: MKTPIPISILELAIITQDSNASETMQKTKELAQLADNLGYKRFWLAEHHNMAHVASTATVVLIGYIASQTQRIRVGSGGIMLPHHSPLIIAEQFGTLGLLYPNRIDLGLGRAPGTDSLTAQAIRTDFFEESQRFPKNVKALQDYFSEGNATAKVRAFPAEGTNVPIWILGSSMDSATLAAAYGLPYAFAGHFAPRQMIQAFEFYRENFKPSVYLDQPKTMACVNVIAADTDREAEVLSTSLYQMFLNLVQNNRKPLQPPVASLTNLMNDMSEEARFHVNQMTAGSFIGSKETLTKELKDFIKHSKVDELMITSPIFNHQDKLKSLQIVKEVVDLV; encoded by the coding sequence ATGAAAACCCCAATTCCGATTTCCATACTAGAACTTGCGATAATTACACAGGACAGCAACGCTAGCGAAACGATGCAAAAAACTAAAGAGTTGGCGCAATTGGCCGATAATTTGGGATACAAACGATTCTGGTTGGCCGAACATCACAATATGGCGCACGTTGCGAGTACAGCAACGGTTGTTTTGATTGGGTATATTGCGAGTCAGACGCAACGGATACGAGTGGGATCAGGAGGGATCATGTTGCCGCATCATTCGCCATTGATTATTGCCGAGCAGTTTGGGACTTTGGGACTTTTGTATCCTAATCGAATTGACCTTGGTTTGGGAAGGGCTCCTGGAACCGATTCGCTTACAGCGCAAGCCATCAGAACTGATTTTTTTGAGGAATCACAACGATTTCCAAAAAATGTAAAAGCCTTACAAGATTATTTTTCGGAAGGTAATGCTACCGCAAAAGTGCGCGCTTTTCCAGCTGAAGGTACCAATGTCCCGATTTGGATTTTGGGTTCGAGTATGGATAGTGCCACATTGGCTGCCGCTTATGGGTTGCCGTATGCTTTTGCGGGACATTTTGCACCTCGGCAAATGATTCAAGCTTTTGAGTTTTATCGCGAAAATTTTAAGCCATCGGTCTATTTAGATCAACCCAAAACAATGGCTTGCGTAAATGTTATTGCTGCCGATACGGATCGTGAAGCCGAAGTTTTATCGACGAGTTTGTATCAAATGTTCTTGAATTTAGTTCAAAATAACAGAAAACCGCTGCAACCACCAGTAGCTTCCTTGACTAACCTAATGAATGATATGAGCGAAGAAGCTCGCTTTCATGTCAACCAAATGACGGCTGGTTCCTTTATTGGCAGCAAAGAAACATTGACCAAAGAATTAAAAGATTTTATTAAACATTCTAAGGTTGATGAATTGATGATTACCAGTCCCATCTTTAATCATCAGGATAAATTGAAGAGTTTGCAAATAGTGAAAGAGGTTGTTGATTTGGTGTAG
- a CDS encoding L,D-transpeptidase — MQKTALIAIILYVFICSCKHQNQNNMDNKKTLVRKQPKNITFHFEKSKEWLAKNTDNVKLDIILAVNRTDKTNISKMDSIIIPADFTGDLEFYLPFPLEVPYLKSVNKIIYFSYPTQTFATYENGILIHTGPTNMGRKKDPTPTGLFYTNWKAEKTTSTFNDEWDLYWNFNIANKLGIGWHQYQLPGYPASHSCLRLQEKDAKYLYNWADQWILKDDETILVKGTPVIVFGSYPFGEPKPWLQLVQSPKALNISADEIEQATKSYLNGILSEQKKRDL, encoded by the coding sequence ATGCAAAAGACAGCTCTTATCGCAATAATCCTTTATGTTTTTATCTGTTCGTGTAAACATCAGAATCAAAATAATATGGACAACAAAAAAACACTGGTTCGTAAGCAACCCAAAAACATCACTTTTCACTTCGAAAAATCAAAAGAATGGTTGGCAAAGAACACTGATAATGTCAAACTTGACATCATACTTGCTGTTAATCGAACTGACAAAACCAATATCTCCAAAATGGATTCTATCATTATCCCTGCAGATTTTACAGGAGATTTGGAATTTTATCTTCCGTTTCCTTTAGAAGTTCCGTATTTGAAAAGCGTTAACAAAATAATCTATTTCTCTTATCCAACTCAGACTTTTGCTACTTATGAAAATGGCATATTAATTCACACTGGTCCCACCAATATGGGTCGAAAAAAAGACCCCACGCCTACTGGACTTTTCTACACCAATTGGAAAGCCGAAAAAACAACCAGTACTTTCAATGACGAATGGGATTTGTATTGGAATTTTAACATTGCCAATAAATTAGGGATTGGTTGGCATCAATATCAATTGCCGGGTTATCCTGCCTCGCATTCTTGCTTGAGACTTCAAGAAAAGGATGCCAAATACCTTTACAATTGGGCTGATCAATGGATATTGAAAGATGACGAAACCATACTTGTAAAAGGAACTCCCGTGATTGTATTTGGTTCATATCCTTTTGGTGAACCAAAACCTTGGTTGCAATTGGTTCAAAGCCCCAAAGCATTAAACATTTCGGCAGACGAAATTGAACAAGCAACAAAATCCTACTTAAATGGCATTCTATCCGAACAGAAAAAAAGGGATCTGTAG
- a CDS encoding ABC transporter ATP-binding protein has product MKILYTYIKEHKQLLFLALFLAAINQCFSLCDSIIIGKLLNQCGVGVANFNHNFPNFTKAVIGWLALSLGAAMMSRIAKNFQDYFTNIIIQRTGAKMYTDGIQKALELPFQDFEDQRSGETLGKLQKVKIDCEKFITLSVSLVFQSLIGITFVVVYAISIDWLLGPIFLATVPVIAFISSFLGKKIKKVSREILGETTALAGATTESLRNIELVKSLGLTEQEVNRLNSTTIKILGLELKKVRFIRSLSFIQGTTVHFMRTALVFALYMFIFKGVIKPGDLITLMFFSFFLFNPLQELGNVIATYNETKASMDNFGNLMNAKSEEKPLFPKTIGFINNLRFSNISFKHQTATSYAVKDISFEAKAGETIAFVGPSGSGKTTLVKMLVGLYTPEEGAIFYNDINAKEIDLTELRQQLGFVTQDAQLFSGTIKDNLLFVKPNATDEEINDVLQKSACQNLLERAEKGLDTTIGEGGIKVSGGEKQRLSIARALLRNPRLLLFDEATSALDSITEEEITQTIRSISSKQDQITVLIAHRLSTIMHADRIYVLEQGNIIEQGKHQDLLDEKGLYYAMWRQQIGERKIV; this is encoded by the coding sequence ATGAAAATTTTATATACCTATATCAAAGAACACAAGCAATTATTATTTTTAGCCTTATTTTTAGCCGCAATTAATCAATGTTTCTCTTTGTGCGATTCCATTATAATTGGTAAATTATTGAACCAATGCGGTGTTGGAGTTGCCAATTTCAATCATAATTTTCCAAATTTCACCAAAGCGGTTATAGGCTGGTTGGCGCTGTCATTAGGCGCTGCAATGATGTCCAGAATAGCCAAGAACTTTCAGGATTATTTTACCAATATCATTATTCAGCGTACAGGTGCCAAAATGTACACAGACGGGATTCAAAAAGCGCTGGAGTTGCCTTTTCAGGATTTTGAAGACCAACGAAGCGGTGAAACGTTAGGGAAACTTCAGAAAGTAAAAATAGATTGCGAAAAATTCATCACGTTATCTGTTTCATTGGTTTTTCAATCCCTTATCGGAATCACATTTGTCGTGGTTTACGCTATTTCTATCGATTGGTTGTTAGGGCCTATCTTTTTGGCAACCGTTCCTGTTATCGCTTTTATCAGTTCATTTTTGGGAAAAAAAATCAAAAAAGTTTCCAGAGAAATTTTAGGTGAAACCACTGCTTTGGCGGGTGCAACCACCGAATCATTGCGTAATATTGAATTGGTAAAAAGCTTAGGTTTAACGGAGCAGGAAGTGAATCGTCTAAACAGTACTACTATAAAAATATTAGGATTGGAGTTGAAAAAGGTGCGCTTTATTCGTTCGTTAAGTTTCATACAAGGTACAACGGTTCATTTTATGAGAACGGCCTTGGTTTTTGCTTTGTATATGTTTATTTTTAAAGGAGTTATTAAACCAGGTGATTTGATTACGCTGATGTTTTTCTCTTTCTTTTTGTTCAATCCATTGCAGGAATTGGGGAATGTTATTGCGACTTATAACGAAACAAAAGCCTCGATGGATAATTTTGGTAATCTGATGAATGCCAAAAGCGAAGAGAAACCTTTGTTCCCAAAAACAATTGGTTTTATCAATAATTTGAGGTTTTCAAATATTTCATTCAAGCATCAAACTGCCACTTCTTACGCTGTCAAAGACATTTCTTTTGAGGCCAAAGCGGGCGAAACTATTGCTTTTGTTGGACCATCGGGAAGCGGAAAAACGACTTTAGTCAAAATGTTAGTTGGATTGTACACACCAGAGGAAGGCGCTATTTTTTACAACGATATCAACGCCAAAGAAATTGATTTAACCGAATTACGCCAGCAATTGGGTTTTGTGACTCAAGATGCGCAATTGTTTTCTGGAACCATAAAAGATAATTTACTGTTTGTAAAACCCAATGCAACCGACGAAGAAATAAATGATGTCTTGCAAAAATCGGCTTGTCAAAATTTATTGGAGCGCGCCGAAAAAGGATTGGACACGACTATTGGCGAAGGCGGTATAAAAGTATCTGGTGGAGAGAAACAACGATTATCGATTGCAAGAGCCTTGTTGAGAAACCCGAGATTATTGTTGTTTGACGAAGCGACATCTGCATTAGATTCCATCACCGAAGAAGAAATTACGCAAACCATTCGAAGCATATCTTCCAAACAAGACCAAATTACGGTATTGATTGCGCATCGTTTGTCAACCATTATGCACGCAGACCGAATTTATGTATTAGAGCAAGGAAATATTATCGAACAAGGAAAACACCAAGATTTATTGGATGAAAAAGGCCTGTATTACGCCATGTGGAGACAACAAATTGGGGAGAGAAAAATAGTTTAA
- a CDS encoding DUF6169 family protein: MYEYILKEGVDPLFSFTTKHGLNYFIAFRKMDFGNAYFQNLYSVDFWEMDNQKFYKDDKIEITITTIICNYFKSHPNSILHYVCDSMDLKQDYRKRLFDQWYKKFQTKEFSKLNLEYQIQEENINYNLGFIFKNECYKMNEVIENINLQLDEFTSLK, from the coding sequence ATGTATGAATATATTCTAAAAGAGGGCGTTGATCCTCTTTTTTCATTTACGACTAAACACGGTCTAAACTATTTTATAGCATTCAGAAAAATGGATTTTGGCAATGCCTATTTTCAAAATTTATATTCAGTAGATTTTTGGGAAATGGATAATCAAAAATTTTACAAAGACGATAAAATTGAAATTACAATTACAACCATTATTTGTAATTATTTCAAAAGCCATCCAAATTCAATACTACATTATGTCTGTGACAGTATGGATTTGAAACAAGATTATAGAAAAAGGCTATTTGACCAATGGTACAAAAAGTTTCAAACTAAGGAATTTTCAAAACTTAATTTAGAATATCAAATTCAGGAAGAAAATATAAATTACAATTTAGGTTTTATATTCAAAAATGAATGTTATAAGATGAATGAAGTGATTGAAAATATTAATCTACAACTAGATGAATTTACTAGTCTTAAATAA
- a CDS encoding DUF808 domain-containing protein: protein MASGFFALLDDIAAIMDDVAVMSKIAAKKTAGILGDDLAVNAEKASGFVSSRELPVLWAIAKGSFINKLIILPIAFLLSAFFPLAIIIILVLGGLYLAYEGAEKIYEYLFPHAHSTNEITIKTFTEEEILTLEKEKIKSAIVTDFILSVEIVIIALGTVIGKPILSQVVVVSIIAIIATVGVYGIVAVIVRMDEVGFKLIGLSSKERSVSKTIGNILVQALPKVIKSLAIIGTIALLLVAGGIFVHNIDFLHHILPQLPSIVKEFSIGLIVGFAVLGIINLFKKMFGKK, encoded by the coding sequence ATGGCATCAGGTTTTTTCGCACTATTAGATGATATCGCAGCAATTATGGATGATGTTGCTGTAATGAGCAAAATTGCAGCAAAAAAAACAGCTGGTATTTTGGGTGATGATTTGGCCGTAAATGCCGAAAAGGCTTCTGGTTTTGTTTCATCCAGAGAACTCCCAGTATTATGGGCAATTGCAAAAGGTTCGTTCATCAATAAACTAATTATTTTACCCATTGCCTTTCTGCTAAGTGCCTTTTTCCCTTTGGCAATTATAATAATTCTGGTCCTTGGAGGACTGTATTTAGCGTATGAAGGTGCCGAAAAAATATATGAATATCTATTTCCCCATGCTCATTCAACTAACGAAATCACAATAAAAACTTTTACCGAAGAAGAAATTTTGACTTTAGAAAAAGAAAAAATAAAATCAGCTATAGTAACCGATTTTATTTTATCGGTAGAGATTGTAATCATTGCGCTCGGCACCGTAATTGGAAAACCAATTTTATCTCAAGTTGTTGTTGTTTCTATAATTGCAATAATTGCAACTGTTGGTGTTTACGGTATTGTTGCTGTTATTGTACGAATGGATGAAGTAGGTTTTAAACTTATCGGGCTGAGTTCCAAAGAACGTAGCGTATCCAAAACTATTGGTAATATTCTGGTTCAAGCACTACCAAAAGTCATTAAAAGTCTAGCTATTATTGGTACCATTGCTTTGCTATTAGTAGCTGGTGGCATATTTGTACACAATATTGATTTTTTACATCATATACTACCTCAATTGCCTTCCATTGTAAAAGAATTCAGTATTGGACTTATAGTTGGCTTTGCTGTTTTGGGAATTATAAATCTCTTCAAAAAGATGTTTGGAAAAAAGTAA
- a CDS encoding GMP reductase, whose product MRIETELKLGFKDVMIRPKRSTLKSRSQVSLEREFKFLHSTSTWSGVPIMGANMDTVGTFEMALALAKENLFTAIHKHYSLEQWNEFMKNAPENISNYIAVSSGTGKNDFKKIGEIFEHNPQLKFICIDVANGYSEHFVSFLKKAREQYPDKVIIAGNVVTGEMVEELLLAGADIVKVGIGPGSVCTTRVKTGVGYPQLSAIIECADAAHGLGGHIISDGGCVTPGDVAKAFGAGADFVMLGGMLAGHTESGGELVEMEGEKYKKFYGMSSETAMNKHVGGVAEYRASEGKTVQVPFKGDVIITLKDILGGIRSTCTYVGASKLKELTKRTTFIRVLEQENVIFNK is encoded by the coding sequence ATGAGAATAGAAACCGAACTTAAATTAGGATTTAAAGATGTAATGATTAGACCCAAACGCTCTACTTTAAAGAGTCGATCTCAGGTTTCTTTGGAGAGGGAATTTAAATTTTTACACAGTACCTCAACTTGGTCAGGAGTTCCTATCATGGGAGCAAACATGGATACAGTTGGTACTTTTGAAATGGCATTGGCATTGGCCAAAGAAAACCTTTTTACAGCCATTCATAAACATTATTCCCTAGAGCAATGGAATGAATTCATGAAAAATGCACCCGAGAACATTTCCAATTATATTGCGGTGAGTTCTGGAACCGGAAAAAATGATTTCAAGAAAATAGGCGAAATATTTGAACACAATCCACAGCTAAAATTCATTTGCATCGATGTGGCCAACGGCTATTCGGAACATTTTGTGAGTTTCCTCAAAAAAGCACGCGAACAATATCCCGATAAAGTAATTATTGCCGGAAATGTCGTTACCGGCGAAATGGTCGAAGAATTGCTTTTGGCCGGTGCCGATATTGTCAAAGTAGGAATCGGTCCTGGCTCGGTTTGTACCACAAGAGTTAAAACGGGTGTGGGCTATCCCCAACTTTCGGCCATAATCGAATGTGCCGATGCCGCGCATGGTTTAGGAGGACACATCATCAGCGATGGCGGATGTGTCACTCCTGGTGATGTTGCCAAAGCCTTTGGTGCTGGTGCCGATTTTGTGATGTTGGGCGGAATGCTGGCTGGTCATACCGAAAGCGGTGGTGAATTGGTCGAAATGGAAGGTGAAAAATATAAAAAATTCTACGGAATGAGTTCGGAAACTGCCATGAACAAACACGTTGGTGGTGTCGCCGAATACCGAGCCAGCGAAGGAAAAACGGTTCAGGTACCTTTCAAAGGAGACGTCATCATTACCTTAAAAGACATCCTTGGAGGCATCAGGAGCACCTGCACGTATGTGGGCGCTTCCAAATTAAAAGAATTGACCAAGAGAACCACCTTTATTCGAGTTTTGGAACAAGAGAATGTTATTTTTAACAAATAA
- a CDS encoding YtxH domain-containing protein, with protein sequence MSTSKVVLGTVAGLAIGGILGILFAPDKGSVTRKQIMDKGSDYADDLKSKYNEIADSISEKLQNAKEFAQELTEDTKAEFDEAKKNTNHIVSNY encoded by the coding sequence ATGAGCACAAGTAAAGTAGTATTAGGAACTGTGGCAGGTCTTGCCATAGGTGGAATTTTAGGAATTCTTTTTGCACCCGATAAAGGGTCTGTAACACGTAAACAAATCATGGACAAAGGAAGTGATTATGCAGATGATTTAAAATCAAAATACAATGAGATTGCTGATTCTATTTCAGAAAAACTTCAAAATGCAAAAGAATTTGCACAAGAGTTGACAGAAGATACGAAAGCAGAATTTGATGAAGCAAAAAAAAATACCAATCATATTGTTTCAAATTATTAA